From Carettochelys insculpta isolate YL-2023 chromosome 22, ASM3395843v1, whole genome shotgun sequence, one genomic window encodes:
- the BGN gene encoding biglycan: MLRLLLGLALLGLAEALPFEQRAFWDFSLDDGPALPADQEEASGIFPTSGVPDFEDVVPTYRGLCPFGCHCHLHVVQCSDLGLSMVPKQIAPDTKLLDLQNNQIRELHQDDFKGLHHLYALVLVNNRISQVHPKAFSPLHHLQKLYISRNLLSEIPPALPPTLQELRIHDNRIRKVPRGIFRGLTSMNCIEMGGNPLQNSGFEPGAFDGLKLNYLRISEAKLTGIPKDLPATLNELHLDHNQIQAIELEDLIRYGKLARLGLGHNAIRMIENGSLASLPLLRELHLDHNRLSHVPPGLPGLRLLQVVYLHANNITQVGVNDFCPMGFGVKRAYYNGISLFGNPVPYWEVQPATFRCVTDRLALQFGNYKK; the protein is encoded by the exons ATGCTGCGCCTGCTGCTGGGGTTGGCTCTCTTGGGCCTGGCCGAGGCACTGCCCTTTGAGCAGAGGGCCTTCTGGGACTTCTCCCTGGATGATGGGCCGGCCCTGCCCGCTGACCAAGAGGAGGCCTCCGGCATTTTCCCCACCTCCGGCGTCCCGGACTTCGAGGATGTCGTCCCGACCTACAGAGGGCTCTGCCCCTTTGGGTGCCATTGCCACCTCCATGTGGTGCAGTGCTCTGACCTGG GCCTCAGCATGGTGCCCAAACAAATTGCCCCCGACACCAAGCTGCTGGACCTGCAGAACAACCAGatcagggagctgcaccaggatGACTTCAAGGGGCTGCATCACCTCTAC GCCCTGGTGCTTGTGAACAACAGGATCTCCCAGGTGCACCCAAAGGCGTTCAGCCCCCTGCACCACCTGCAGAAACTCTACATCTCCAGGAACCTGCTGAGCGAgatccccccggccctgccccccaccctgcaggagCTGCGCATCCACGACAACCGCATCCGCAAGGTGCCCCGGGGCATCTTCCGTGGGCTCACCAGCATGAACTGCATTG AGATGGGGGGCAACCCCCTGCAGAACAGCGGATTTGAGCCTGGCGCCTTTGATGGCCTGAAGCTGAATTACCTGCGCATCTCAGAGGCCAAGCTGACAGGCATCCCCAAAG ACCTGCCTGCCACCCTGAATGAACTGCATCTGGATCACAACCAGATCCAGGCCATCGAGCTGGAGGACCTGATCCGCTACGGAAAGCTGGCCAG gctgggcctggggcacaaTGCCATCCGGATGATTGAGAACGGGAgcctggcctccctgcccctgctccgggAGCTGCACTTGGACCACAACCGCCTGTCGCATGTGCCGCCGGGGCTGCCTGGCCTCCGCCTCCTGCAG gtggtgtaCCTGCACGCCAATAACATCACGCAGGTGGGGGTGAATGACTTCTGCCCCATGGGGTTTGGAGTGAAGCGCGCCTACTACAATGGGATCAGTCTCTTCGGGAACCCTGTCCCCTACTGGGAGGTGCAGCCGGCCACCTTCCGCTGCGTCACCGACCGCCTGGCCCTCCAGTTCGGCAACTACAAGAAATAa